AACTGCCCACGAAGACGCAGGTCTTGCCTTCCGGCAGATATTCCCAAAGCCTTTCCAGCCCCTGGTCCTTGGCGGCGCTGGCCACCACCACCGGGATCTCCCGGGCCGCCCGTTCCGCTTCCCTTTGTTTTTCCGCCGGATCCAAGCAGAGGTCCGCCTTGTTAAGCACTATCACCGGCCGGGCCCCGCAGTTCCTGGCCGAGACCAGATACCGTTCCAGCCGGCTGAAATTAAGTTCGTCGTTAAGCGCCCCCACGATGAACACGGTGTCGATGTTGGCGGCCATGGTCTGCTGGTCGGTCAAGGCTCCTGCCCGGTTCCGGGTAAGGCAGTTCTTCCTGGGCAAAATGGCCTTGATGGTCCCGCTGCGGTTGGCCGGGTCGTGGTCAAAGGCCACCCAGTCGCCCACCGCCGGGATCCCGGTCAGCCATTCTTCCGGCAGTCCTTCGGTCAGTATCCCGTCCCGCAGTTTTCCCGAGACCGCCAGTTCCAGCTCGCCCAGTTCCGTTAAGACCCTTACCAGGCTTAAATGGACGGCCGCCACCCGGCCGGGCAGGATGTTCTTGTTTTCAGGCAGGGCGGCGACCAGCAAACGGAAATTCCGTTCGAAATGATCATCCCAGCCCAGGATTGAAAGGTCCATTATTTACCTCAATGTCTCTGTTTTTTAGTTGATGATGGGTTTTCCGCTTATGGTCCTAAGATCCGGCAACGAGATGCTCTTTATGATCTGATCCAATTTATGCAATTCGCAGAGCGTTGGGTCATCTTTTAAACAGCGTTCCAGTATCTTCAGCATATTGTCCTCCCTTCGGTGTCGTGGCTGATCTCGCTTTAAACCGCCTCTGCGGGTTGGGGAGATGACGGGCAAATAAAAAAAAGCCACAGGTTAAATTTTTTCCTGCGG
The nucleotide sequence above comes from bacterium. Encoded proteins:
- the rsgA gene encoding ribosome small subunit-dependent GTPase A; the encoded protein is MDLSILGWDDHFERNFRLLVAALPENKNILPGRVAAVHLSLVRVLTELGELELAVSGKLRDGILTEGLPEEWLTGIPAVGDWVAFDHDPANRSGTIKAILPRKNCLTRNRAGALTDQQTMAANIDTVFIVGALNDELNFSRLERYLVSARNCGARPVIVLNKADLCLDPAEKQREAERAAREIPVVVASAAKDQGLERLWEYLPEGKTCVFVGSSGVGKSTIVNRLTGTDSLATGELSEYKDKGRHITSSRNLFLLPNKRMVIDTPGLREMQLWDGGDGLAQTFDDIEELAGACRFKDCRHDGEPGCAVKEAMESGGLEPSRFKNYQKMHRELTAHQKKQAMKNKITEHRSSQKKVRSGQRREVLDEE